One window of Nocardia nova SH22a genomic DNA carries:
- a CDS encoding amidohydrolase family protein — translation MSLEKTVIAGGHIITMDPEFGDLPEGAVLVEGDRIIAIARSADEFAGVDARVVDARGGYILPGMIDSHRHTWMALLRGISADQSLMQFLATTFYGIGSVVQPEDAAAASTVGALEALDAGVTTIFDCHDCVNSPDHARADVEALRATGIRSVYAYGMQQYDYRPPAFDGHAARLADASALRGSHFASDDDMSRMAMLYSDFGTVSFEETAAEIRRVRELGIVGASHTGAATSSILLRGLRELDDRELLLPGHLHIHCPALNHQEWQLIADTGGKVTIAPETEMQMGMGHPPFRAALDHGLAPGISTDIVCVGSGDLFSQMRLGLQFQRCLDHDRVHATGTMPTTVDLGVRDALTWATHNSAAAIGLADEIGSLTVGKKADVIVVRPRMDLVRSSYPAGSVVLQSTAADVDTVMVNGVIRKQDGVLVGVDRNTVRTEANAALDRLEKAAAMLPKYSDAEIYGWFSQAERTASANFAQAYTTA, via the coding sequence ATGAGTCTCGAGAAAACCGTCATCGCCGGCGGGCACATCATCACCATGGATCCCGAATTCGGGGACCTTCCCGAGGGCGCGGTGCTCGTGGAGGGCGACCGGATCATCGCCATCGCGCGCTCGGCCGACGAATTCGCCGGTGTGGACGCGCGGGTGGTGGACGCGCGCGGCGGCTACATCCTGCCGGGCATGATCGACAGCCATCGCCATACCTGGATGGCATTGCTGCGCGGCATCTCCGCCGATCAGTCGCTCATGCAGTTCCTGGCCACCACTTTCTACGGCATCGGCTCGGTCGTGCAGCCGGAGGACGCCGCCGCGGCGTCCACGGTCGGCGCACTGGAAGCCCTCGACGCCGGCGTGACCACGATCTTCGACTGCCACGACTGCGTCAACAGCCCCGACCACGCCCGCGCCGACGTGGAAGCGCTGCGGGCGACCGGAATCCGGTCGGTATACGCGTACGGGATGCAGCAGTACGACTATCGGCCGCCCGCGTTCGACGGGCACGCGGCGCGCCTGGCGGACGCCTCGGCCCTGCGCGGCTCGCACTTCGCTTCCGACGACGATATGTCGCGCATGGCCATGCTCTACAGCGACTTCGGCACCGTCTCCTTCGAGGAGACGGCCGCGGAGATCCGGCGGGTACGCGAACTCGGCATCGTGGGAGCCTCCCACACGGGCGCGGCGACCTCGTCGATCCTGCTGCGCGGACTGCGTGAACTCGACGACCGGGAACTGCTGCTGCCCGGCCATCTGCACATCCACTGTCCGGCGCTCAACCATCAGGAGTGGCAGCTGATCGCCGACACCGGCGGCAAGGTCACCATCGCGCCGGAAACCGAGATGCAGATGGGCATGGGGCATCCGCCGTTCCGCGCCGCCCTCGACCACGGGCTGGCCCCCGGCATCAGCACCGACATCGTGTGCGTCGGCTCCGGCGACCTGTTCTCGCAGATGCGCCTCGGCCTGCAATTCCAGCGTTGCCTCGACCACGATCGGGTACACGCCACCGGAACCATGCCCACCACAGTCGATCTCGGTGTGCGCGACGCGCTCACCTGGGCCACCCACAACAGCGCCGCCGCCATCGGGCTTGCCGACGAGATCGGGTCGCTGACCGTCGGCAAGAAGGCCGATGTGATCGTGGTGCGGCCGCGCATGGATCTGGTGCGTTCGAGTTACCCGGCCGGTTCGGTGGTGTTGCAGTCCACTGCCGCCGATGTGGACACCGTCATGGTCAACGGCGTCATTCGCAAGCAGGACGGTGTCCTGGTCGGCGTCGATCGGAATACCGTGCGTACCGAAGCGAATGCCGCCCTCGATCGCTTGGAGAAGGCCGCGGCGATGCTACCGAAGTATTCCGACGCGGAGATCTACGGCTGGTTCTCCCAGGCCGAACGCACCGCCTCCGCCAACTTTGCCCAGGCATACACCACCGCCTAG
- a CDS encoding alpha/beta hydrolase: protein MSDPHIDDAFNVRNTVPPKVFDATIAAYRRRSDQAVAGLPGIPDLVYDPESGQRLDIWGTAPGELRPAFLAIHGGYWRMLSRHDTAFMARPLADAGIATVAIDYGLAPATTLEEIVRQVRTAVAWVHHHGTAHGLDPHRITVGGSSAGGHLTASVMVRGWHADFAVPVDVVKAAAPLSGLFDLRPLVDSFANEWLGLTPARAAALSPQLHADQPGPPALIAVAAADGTGFLHQSRVFHDSWSRHSPSTLRIIPARNHYDLFLDLADRQSILTHDLIALIEATAIRSPAPSSTATPHD from the coding sequence ATGAGCGACCCCCACATCGACGATGCGTTCAATGTGCGAAATACAGTGCCGCCGAAGGTTTTCGACGCCACCATCGCCGCGTACCGCAGGCGCTCCGATCAGGCCGTCGCCGGTCTGCCCGGGATACCGGATCTGGTCTACGATCCCGAGAGCGGGCAGCGCCTCGATATCTGGGGAACCGCCCCCGGCGAACTACGCCCGGCGTTCCTGGCCATTCATGGCGGATATTGGCGCATGCTCTCCCGCCACGACACCGCCTTCATGGCCCGCCCCCTCGCCGATGCCGGAATAGCCACGGTCGCGATCGATTACGGGCTGGCCCCTGCCACCACGCTGGAGGAGATCGTGCGCCAGGTCCGCACCGCAGTGGCCTGGGTCCATCACCACGGCACGGCGCACGGTCTCGACCCGCATCGCATCACCGTGGGCGGCAGCTCGGCCGGTGGCCACCTCACCGCGTCTGTCATGGTCCGGGGCTGGCACGCCGACTTCGCGGTGCCCGTCGATGTCGTGAAGGCCGCGGCCCCACTCAGCGGACTGTTCGACCTGCGCCCCCTGGTCGACTCCTTCGCCAACGAGTGGCTCGGACTCACGCCTGCTCGGGCAGCCGCCCTGAGCCCGCAACTGCACGCCGATCAGCCCGGCCCGCCGGCCCTCATCGCGGTCGCAGCCGCCGACGGCACCGGATTCCTGCACCAGAGCCGCGTTTTCCACGACTCCTGGTCTCGTCACTCCCCCAGCACCCTGCGAATCATCCCTGCCCGCAACCACTACGACCTGTTCCTGGACCTGGCCGACCGGCAATCGATCCTCACCCACGATCTGATCGCGCTCATCGAAGCAACCGCCATCCGTTCGCCCGCGCCCTCCTCCACGGCGACACCGCACGACTGA
- a CDS encoding alpha/beta fold hydrolase: MRFPALRTLEVNGYPISYDEHGEAKHPTVVLLSGWCQDHRLFDPLVPLLTTDHHVLRVDWRGHGEDRSPIPDFGPDEQAADTLAVLDALGVDRFLPVSTSHGGWANLEIAERAGAPRVPDVIVIDWLQTPASPEFLADLAASRSEHWRAAQRALFDIWLAGSRNELVRNHLDKEMAEFDHDMWARSCDVIAAAYDRWDSPLQRMLALSGEHTVRHLFSQPTARDYLAAQSDFGDSHRWYSHKLLGGDTHFPTLDSPDLVAAEIRAATSARM, translated from the coding sequence ATGAGATTCCCCGCCCTGCGCACCCTCGAGGTGAACGGCTACCCGATCAGCTACGACGAGCACGGCGAAGCGAAGCATCCGACGGTGGTGCTGCTGAGCGGCTGGTGCCAGGACCATCGACTGTTCGATCCGCTGGTGCCGCTACTCACCACCGATCATCATGTGCTGCGCGTCGATTGGCGTGGGCACGGCGAAGATCGTTCCCCCATACCGGATTTCGGTCCCGATGAGCAGGCCGCCGACACCCTCGCCGTTCTGGACGCACTGGGTGTGGATCGTTTCCTGCCCGTCTCCACCTCCCACGGCGGCTGGGCGAACCTGGAGATCGCCGAGCGTGCCGGCGCGCCACGGGTTCCGGACGTCATCGTGATCGACTGGCTGCAGACGCCCGCCAGTCCCGAATTCCTGGCAGATCTGGCCGCCAGCCGCAGCGAACACTGGCGGGCGGCCCAGCGCGCGCTGTTCGATATCTGGCTTGCCGGAAGCCGCAACGAACTGGTCCGCAACCATCTCGACAAGGAAATGGCCGAGTTCGACCACGACATGTGGGCTCGCTCCTGCGACGTCATCGCCGCCGCGTACGACCGCTGGGACTCGCCGCTGCAGCGGATGCTCGCCCTGTCCGGCGAACACACGGTGCGGCATCTCTTCTCGCAGCCCACCGCACGGGATTACCTTGCGGCCCAGTCGGATTTCGGCGACTCCCATCGGTGGTACTCGCACAAGTTGCTGGGTGGTGACACCCACTTCCCCACCCTCGATTCCCCCGATCTGGTAGCAGCCGAGATCCGGGCCGCGACCTCGGCACGGATGTGA
- a CDS encoding DUF1254 domain-containing protein codes for MSISNGHGWLQTGTLPTRFGDFEFSGGYPVGDSGDRLLEQLRFNRAVEVYLTQLMRVSEIATREGMRAFGSRSPQQLVIWEDLMGPDTVLLTANTETVYALAHLRLKTDGPTVIEAPPAVLGFVQDGLQRYLGDIGMLGPDQGRGGNYLVLPPGYDGEVPDGYFVMRSPTYSALFAIRGFQVDAGTDKPVAAMKQTRIYPLSQADSPPPMEFLNGSHRPIDTVFPDTARYFDLLAMLVEEEPAELFDPLERFQMQAIGIEKGRPFDPDPAERALLDEAAQVGGAMARANTYRQREDYYYPGRHWQGVSGLDYTFTVDGIPQIDSRDDVYYMAAGNSPAMMAKNVGRGSQYLWTWWDADGNHLQGEGSYRLHVPAGIPVENFWSVVVYDAVSRSELQNGQPLPSVSSYTDPIVNDDGSVDITFSPEQPAVEGNWIRTVSGRGWFGMFRFYSPTEEYFDKSWQLDDIVRA; via the coding sequence ATGTCGATATCGAATGGTCACGGATGGTTGCAGACGGGGACGTTGCCGACTCGGTTCGGCGACTTCGAGTTCTCCGGCGGATACCCGGTCGGCGACAGCGGTGATCGTTTGCTGGAGCAGTTGCGGTTCAATCGCGCGGTCGAGGTGTATCTGACGCAGTTGATGCGGGTCTCCGAGATCGCGACCCGCGAGGGCATGCGGGCGTTCGGCTCGCGGTCCCCGCAGCAGCTGGTGATCTGGGAAGACCTGATGGGCCCCGACACCGTCTTGCTGACCGCGAACACCGAAACCGTCTACGCGCTGGCGCATCTGCGGTTGAAAACCGACGGGCCCACCGTGATCGAGGCGCCGCCGGCGGTCCTCGGCTTCGTCCAGGACGGGCTGCAGCGATATCTGGGCGACATCGGAATGCTGGGTCCCGACCAGGGCCGCGGCGGCAACTACCTCGTTCTGCCGCCCGGCTACGACGGCGAGGTTCCCGACGGGTACTTCGTCATGCGGTCCCCGACCTATTCGGCACTGTTCGCGATTCGCGGGTTCCAGGTCGATGCCGGCACCGACAAACCCGTCGCGGCGATGAAACAGACCCGCATCTATCCACTGTCGCAAGCGGATTCGCCGCCGCCGATGGAGTTCCTCAACGGCTCGCATCGGCCGATCGACACCGTATTCCCCGACACCGCCCGGTATTTCGATCTGCTGGCGATGCTGGTCGAGGAGGAACCCGCCGAATTGTTCGACCCGCTCGAGCGGTTCCAGATGCAAGCGATCGGCATCGAGAAGGGCCGCCCGTTCGACCCGGATCCTGCCGAGCGTGCCCTACTCGACGAGGCCGCCCAGGTCGGCGGTGCGATGGCACGCGCCAACACCTACCGGCAGCGTGAGGACTATTACTACCCCGGACGGCACTGGCAGGGCGTGAGCGGTCTGGACTACACCTTCACCGTCGACGGGATTCCGCAGATCGATTCCCGTGACGACGTCTACTACATGGCCGCGGGCAACAGTCCGGCGATGATGGCGAAGAACGTCGGACGCGGCTCGCAGTACCTGTGGACCTGGTGGGACGCCGACGGCAACCATCTACAGGGTGAGGGCAGCTACCGCTTGCACGTGCCCGCCGGGATTCCGGTGGAGAACTTCTGGTCCGTCGTCGTCTACGACGCCGTGAGCCGGTCGGAGTTGCAGAACGGTCAGCCGCTGCCGTCGGTCAGCTCCTACACCGACCCGATCGTCAACGACGACGGCAGTGTCGACATCACCTTCTCCCCGGAACAGCCTGCGGTGGAAGGGAACTGGATCCGAACCGTGTCCGGGCGTGGCTGGTTCGGCATGTTCCGCTTCTACAGCCCCACGGAAGAATATTTCGACAAGAGCTGGCAACTCGACGACATCGTCCGGGCGTAG
- the aspT gene encoding aspartate-alanine antiporter — protein MDSVKSLLQQTPEIALFLCLAAGYAVGKIRLWKLSLGGVAGTLIVAIFVGMAGHITIDDQVKNIAFALFIFTLGYISGPTFFASLNRKSLKYGAFTLVEVASVLAITALATVVMHLDVGTAAGLLAGGATESAAVGTATDAIARLDLPAEQIKTLQANVGTAYSISYICGLIVVVILTSQIFPLVMRVNLRTEADKLWKQLGGGTDEDDTHRRAAPELVGRAFRVTHVAGQQVSRVRTALGGHTTIERLRRRGVTVAVDADTVLENGDEILVVGTRQDIVPAETTIGPEIVPSTDLNMELDIAQVVLDHRHTRPDTLGELSAELGKGSYITGLVRDGRELPLRPNIPIQREDTLTLTGAKSDLARTVPGLGYRLDPSVKADIIYIALGVALGFLLGKIVLQVGDIPLTLGTGGGCLLTGLLFGWFRSRNPVIGQYAPAAADVIKTLGLSIFIAVVGLTSGPQAVHLVQEFGIGLPIAGVLMTAVPACLSLILAWKVMKLPAPLALGAITGQQCSTPGITAVQQVAGNATPLIAYTIVYALSNVVLPLLGPIVVAMATALT, from the coding sequence ATGGATTCGGTCAAATCCCTGCTGCAACAGACCCCGGAGATCGCGCTGTTCCTTTGTCTGGCAGCCGGTTACGCAGTGGGCAAGATCAGGCTCTGGAAGCTGTCCCTCGGTGGTGTGGCCGGCACACTGATCGTGGCGATCTTCGTCGGGATGGCAGGGCACATCACCATCGATGATCAGGTCAAGAACATCGCGTTCGCCCTGTTCATCTTCACTCTGGGCTACATCTCCGGTCCGACGTTCTTCGCCAGCCTGAACCGCAAGAGCCTCAAATACGGTGCGTTCACCCTCGTCGAGGTGGCTTCCGTGCTGGCGATCACCGCGCTTGCCACAGTCGTCATGCACTTGGACGTGGGGACCGCGGCCGGATTGCTGGCAGGCGGGGCCACCGAATCGGCAGCGGTCGGCACCGCCACCGACGCGATCGCGCGCCTCGACCTGCCGGCCGAGCAGATCAAGACATTGCAGGCCAATGTCGGCACCGCGTACTCGATCTCCTATATCTGCGGACTGATCGTCGTGGTCATTCTGACCAGCCAGATCTTTCCCTTGGTGATGCGGGTCAACCTGCGCACCGAAGCCGACAAGCTGTGGAAACAGCTCGGCGGTGGCACCGACGAGGACGACACCCACCGCCGCGCGGCCCCCGAACTCGTCGGACGCGCATTCCGTGTGACTCATGTTGCCGGGCAACAGGTTTCCCGAGTCCGCACCGCACTGGGCGGCCACACGACCATCGAACGGCTGCGGCGGCGGGGCGTCACCGTCGCAGTCGACGCGGACACCGTTCTGGAAAACGGCGACGAGATCCTCGTCGTCGGCACCCGCCAGGACATCGTCCCCGCCGAGACGACGATCGGCCCCGAGATCGTGCCCAGCACGGACCTCAACATGGAGCTCGACATCGCGCAGGTCGTCCTCGATCACCGTCACACGCGCCCGGACACCCTGGGCGAACTGAGCGCCGAGCTCGGAAAGGGCTCCTACATCACCGGTTTGGTCCGCGATGGCCGCGAACTGCCACTGCGGCCCAACATCCCGATCCAGCGCGAAGACACTCTGACCCTGACCGGAGCCAAGTCCGACTTGGCCAGAACCGTCCCGGGCCTGGGCTATCGGCTCGACCCCAGCGTGAAAGCCGACATCATCTACATCGCCCTGGGAGTCGCACTCGGCTTCCTGCTGGGCAAGATCGTCCTACAGGTCGGCGATATCCCGCTGACTCTCGGCACCGGCGGCGGCTGTCTGCTCACCGGTCTGCTGTTCGGCTGGTTCCGCTCTCGCAACCCGGTCATCGGCCAATACGCCCCCGCGGCAGCCGATGTCATCAAGACCCTCGGTCTGTCGATCTTCATCGCGGTCGTCGGCCTCACCTCCGGCCCGCAGGCGGTGCACCTGGTTCAAGAATTCGGAATAGGCCTGCCCATCGCGGGCGTACTCATGACCGCCGTACCCGCATGCCTGTCGTTGATCCTGGCGTGGAAGGTGATGAAGCTGCCCGCCCCCTTGGCACTGGGAGCGATCACCGGCCAGCAATGCTCGACCCCCGGCATCACCGCTGTGCAGCAGGTCGCCGGTAACGCCACCCCATTGATCGCCTACACCATCGTCTACGCGCTCTCCAATGTCGTGCTCCCTCTGCTGGGTCCGATCGTCGTGGCCATGGCCACCGCACTCACCTGA
- a CDS encoding bifunctional aspartate transaminase/aspartate 4-decarboxylase — MPIENIAVNRATEKEYEQLSPFELKNELIELADEGMRKTSHTMINAGRGNPNWTSIAGRESFYLLGQFAAAEARRNWTEFPELAGMPQTPGIASRLDEFLADQPPSDAVTLLRGSVHYGVAEMGFDADEWVGELADAIHGDHYPVPDRMLPRIERVVHRYLDHAMGGAPEGGWDLFATEGGTAAMCYLFDSCVVNGLLATGDRIAIMTPIFAPYLEIPHLQRYQFDVLELPASMTSDTGMHTWQYPPEEIEKLADPAIKALFLVNPSNPPSVKLDDATLERIAHIAAHENPNLTIITDDVYGTFVDGFRSLMSVAPANTLGVYSFSKYFGCTGWRLGVIAVARDNAFDRRIAALPAADRDRLTRRYSSIALDPAHLRFIDRMVADSRDVALNHTAGLSTPQQVQMALFALGDLLEQDRQHHRDCQAIIARRLDALCGGLGVPVPRDPNAANYYVEIDLLVWVRQKYSPEFADWLRTEHEPVDPIFRLAQQGSVVLLNGGGFDAPQWSVRVSLANLAHASYTRIGRWLTEVIDEYHLEYTRRATGR, encoded by the coding sequence ATGCCCATCGAGAACATCGCTGTCAACCGCGCCACCGAGAAGGAATATGAGCAACTCAGCCCGTTCGAACTGAAGAACGAACTGATTGAACTCGCCGATGAGGGCATGCGGAAGACCTCGCACACGATGATCAACGCGGGTCGTGGCAATCCGAACTGGACCTCGATCGCCGGTCGCGAGTCCTTCTATCTGCTCGGGCAGTTCGCCGCCGCGGAAGCACGCCGGAACTGGACCGAATTCCCCGAGCTCGCCGGAATGCCGCAGACTCCTGGCATCGCGTCCCGGTTGGACGAGTTCCTCGCCGATCAACCGCCATCCGATGCGGTGACGCTGTTGCGTGGATCGGTGCACTACGGAGTCGCCGAGATGGGGTTCGACGCCGACGAATGGGTCGGTGAGCTCGCGGACGCCATCCACGGGGATCACTACCCGGTTCCGGATCGGATGCTGCCTCGCATCGAGCGCGTGGTGCATCGGTACCTCGATCACGCCATGGGCGGAGCCCCCGAGGGCGGCTGGGATCTGTTCGCCACCGAGGGCGGTACTGCGGCCATGTGCTATCTGTTCGACAGTTGCGTGGTCAACGGCTTGCTGGCGACCGGAGACCGGATCGCGATCATGACGCCGATCTTCGCCCCGTATCTCGAGATTCCGCATCTACAGCGCTACCAATTCGATGTGCTGGAACTCCCGGCGTCGATGACATCCGATACCGGCATGCACACCTGGCAATATCCGCCCGAGGAGATCGAGAAGCTGGCCGATCCCGCAATCAAGGCCCTGTTTCTGGTCAATCCGTCGAATCCGCCGTCGGTGAAACTCGACGACGCGACGCTCGAGCGGATCGCGCATATCGCTGCGCACGAGAACCCGAATCTGACGATCATCACCGATGACGTGTACGGCACCTTCGTCGACGGATTCCGGTCGTTGATGTCGGTGGCACCGGCCAACACCCTCGGGGTGTACTCGTTCAGCAAGTACTTCGGTTGCACCGGTTGGCGTTTGGGTGTGATCGCGGTGGCGCGCGACAACGCCTTCGATCGACGCATCGCGGCTTTACCCGCCGCGGACCGGGATCGGCTGACCCGCCGGTATTCCTCGATCGCCCTGGACCCGGCCCATCTGCGATTCATCGACCGCATGGTCGCCGACTCACGCGATGTCGCACTCAATCACACCGCGGGGCTCTCGACCCCACAGCAGGTGCAGATGGCGTTGTTCGCCCTGGGTGATCTGCTCGAACAGGACCGACAGCACCACCGGGACTGTCAGGCGATCATCGCCCGCCGACTGGACGCACTGTGCGGGGGACTGGGCGTGCCGGTCCCACGGGACCCGAACGCGGCGAACTACTACGTCGAGATCGACCTGCTGGTGTGGGTTCGCCAGAAGTACAGCCCGGAATTCGCCGACTGGCTACGCACCGAGCACGAGCCTGTCGACCCGATCTTCCGTCTGGCACAACAGGGTTCCGTCGTGCTGCTCAATGGTGGCGGGTTCGACGCACCACAGTGGTCGGTGCGCGTGTCACTGGCCAACCTCGCGCACGCCAGCTACACCCGGATCGGCCGATGGCTCACGGAAGTGATCGACGAATACCACCTGGAGTACACCCGGCGCGCGACCGGCCGCTGA
- a CDS encoding LysR substrate-binding domain-containing protein, with product MDLPRLLDGRLKLRHLVLVDALTRHGSVVGAAAALHVTQPVATRSLHDLEAILGVDLYDRGPRGITPTIFGDAFTTHARAVLAQLDQAGRHVVELARADRGTVVVGSHLAGSNVLLPRAIARLKSEHPLLTVVVREGSPEALLVELESGRVDLIVGRLTAPSDETAMRGALYDESVEPVTRAGHPLTVRGTVTIADLTAYPWILPGTGTSLRLELEKFFARNGIPLPENRVEATSYLTVRQLLLETDMIAVLPSLIARGDTRLAPLPVPLDTIGHSVGLTIPATRTPTPAAEALIASLNRVATDMRKPGGVQDAARWR from the coding sequence ATGGATCTACCCCGATTGCTCGATGGTCGCTTGAAGCTACGGCACCTGGTGCTGGTGGACGCGCTCACCCGGCACGGCAGTGTGGTGGGCGCGGCCGCGGCCCTGCACGTCACCCAGCCGGTCGCCACCCGCAGCCTGCACGATCTGGAAGCCATTCTGGGCGTGGACCTCTACGACCGCGGCCCGCGCGGCATCACGCCGACCATCTTCGGCGACGCGTTCACCACGCACGCGCGCGCGGTGCTGGCCCAGCTCGACCAGGCCGGGCGGCACGTGGTGGAACTGGCCCGCGCCGATCGCGGCACCGTGGTCGTCGGCTCGCACCTGGCTGGATCGAATGTGCTGCTGCCGCGCGCCATCGCCCGCCTGAAGTCGGAGCATCCGCTGCTCACCGTCGTGGTGCGGGAGGGCTCCCCCGAGGCGCTGCTGGTCGAATTGGAATCCGGCCGGGTGGATCTCATCGTCGGCCGCCTGACCGCCCCCTCCGACGAGACCGCCATGCGCGGCGCCCTCTACGACGAGTCGGTGGAACCGGTGACCCGGGCCGGCCATCCGCTGACGGTGCGCGGCACGGTCACCATCGCCGATCTCACCGCCTACCCGTGGATTCTGCCGGGCACCGGTACCTCGCTGCGGCTGGAGCTGGAGAAGTTCTTCGCGCGCAACGGCATTCCGCTGCCGGAGAACCGGGTCGAAGCCACCTCGTATCTGACCGTCCGCCAGCTGCTGCTGGAGACCGACATGATCGCGGTGCTGCCGAGCCTGATCGCACGCGGCGACACCCGCCTGGCTCCGCTGCCGGTACCGCTCGACACCATCGGTCACAGTGTCGGCCTCACCATTCCGGCCACCCGGACTCCGACGCCCGCCGCGGAGGCCCTCATCGCCTCGCTCAACCGGGTGGCCACGGACATGCGGAAACCGGGCGGCGTCCAAGACGCCGCCCGGTGGCGGTAA
- a CDS encoding FAD-dependent oxidoreductase gives MTGKPTAEIIGAGIGGLTAATALAQRGWQIRLHERESEIRAIGAGIYVWGNGLATLRALGLHDEAVIGAHIGPTLESRDRRGRTVERLTINGPDQPQVKTIMRDRLIRTLVAGAVRAGVEIRTGSEIVAADPAGAVFDSAGTRFGADLVVAADGVNSRIRDTLGVPMRRIRSTQGAIRLTVPWTQEFVAPEDRGSYLEFFSGRRRVLYTPSSAEHLYVALVADTSDTAATTVPIDVDSWVRSFPALETLIRSLAEVPGRWDTFEFIRLRRWSTGRVAFLGDAAHAQPPYLGQGGGCAMMNALGLADAVSAAPQAITKALGVWEATERPTIEHTQRWSYGLRLLNNLPDAARSPLLRTVDRMPILGRSRLRAAVTIPTGCDAFAAAERTSE, from the coding sequence GTGACGGGAAAACCAACCGCCGAGATCATCGGCGCCGGGATCGGCGGATTGACCGCGGCGACTGCATTGGCACAGCGAGGATGGCAGATCCGGCTACATGAACGGGAGTCCGAGATCCGGGCGATCGGAGCCGGAATCTATGTGTGGGGCAACGGCTTGGCGACCTTGCGCGCCCTCGGCCTCCACGACGAGGCGGTGATCGGCGCCCATATCGGGCCGACGCTGGAAAGCCGGGATCGTCGCGGGCGCACGGTCGAGCGGCTGACCATCAACGGGCCGGATCAGCCGCAGGTGAAAACCATCATGCGGGACAGGCTGATTCGCACCCTGGTGGCGGGCGCGGTCCGGGCGGGCGTCGAGATCCGCACCGGGTCGGAGATCGTCGCGGCCGACCCGGCCGGCGCGGTGTTCGACAGCGCCGGCACCCGCTTCGGCGCGGATCTGGTGGTGGCCGCCGACGGTGTCAACTCCCGTATCCGCGACACCCTCGGCGTGCCGATGCGGCGAATCCGCTCCACCCAGGGCGCGATTCGCCTGACTGTGCCGTGGACCCAGGAATTCGTCGCGCCCGAGGATCGCGGCAGCTACCTGGAGTTCTTCAGCGGCCGTCGGCGAGTGCTCTATACACCCAGTAGCGCCGAGCACCTCTACGTGGCGTTGGTCGCCGACACGTCCGACACCGCCGCGACCACGGTACCCATCGATGTGGACAGCTGGGTGCGCTCTTTTCCCGCCCTCGAAACCCTGATTCGCAGCCTCGCGGAGGTTCCCGGCCGCTGGGATACGTTCGAATTCATTCGGCTTCGGCGCTGGTCGACGGGCCGGGTGGCTTTCCTCGGTGATGCCGCCCACGCCCAGCCGCCCTATCTGGGCCAGGGCGGCGGGTGCGCGATGATGAACGCACTCGGTCTGGCCGACGCGGTATCCGCTGCGCCCCAAGCGATTACGAAGGCCCTCGGGGTGTGGGAAGCCACGGAGCGCCCCACCATCGAACACACCCAGCGCTGGTCCTACGGGCTGCGGCTGCTCAACAACCTGCCCGATGCCGCCCGGTCCCCGCTACTTCGCACCGTGGACCGGATGCCGATACTCGGCCGATCCCGACTCCGGGCCGCGGTCACGATCCCCACCGGCTGCGACGCGTTCGCGGCCGCCGAAAGGACCTCCGAATGA